The region ACTAAGGGTAAGCATAGCAAAGCTTTTTATGAAGGCGGGGTTTTTTCTGGTAGGGCTTTGTGCGTTTTAATATTTGGCAGGGAAAATGGTTGAACTTTCATGAAGTACGTTTCCTGGATTTATATTTGGTTTGGAGAgagtatgttgttgttttttttgtgtttgtttgttttttttggtatgaTTTTACATCAAATGAGACCAGTTTGTTGATTTGGTATTTTGGGTTCTGCACTGACATACTTAGAACTATGTTGGATTAACAGAGGTAAATGGTTATTTTGCTTAATTTGGGTTTATTTCCGAAATTTGTTTGCGTAATGGAATACTGTGAACCTTGTAGACGCAATATGACATTACCAATCCACAGGATCACTCTGCACCCTTTCTATATTCCAGGAACAACGTCTTCGATACTTGAAACAGCAGGAGCGGCGGCAGCAGCAGTCCATTTCAGAGAGCGAGAAGCTGCAGAAGCTGAAAGAAAGAGTAGAAAATCAAGAGGCCAAACTGAAGAAGATCAGAGCGATGAGAGGACAAGTGGATTATAGCAAAGTCATGAATGGCAATCTCTGTACGTGCACTGTTCTTTTGAACACAAACCTTTCAGTCAGACATGGACGACAAACTCGTGCAGTTCCTctttgagggggtgggggggggtaaagTTTGCGATTTGAGACTGTAGTTTTGCGATGGTATGATGTCTTCTGCTGGGGTAGCTTAGCTAGCAAACTGGTGCTCTCAAGAGCAGACATCGAAACACAACTGCTGGAGGGGAGTGTGCTGCTGTTTTAAATCCCTCCTATCCCAGCAGGTTATAAAGTGCCATAAACATCAAGTAGAATAACAAATAGAGGGTATGGAATAGTATTTATTACTGAACTAGTaaagtactgtatacagtttCAGCAGGGCTTACAGAGCTATGCTGGGAAGCATAGAAGTGTTTCATAAAAAGGgcttgtgatttttcttttttttccctgaccTCTTTAAGGGGAAATGGGGTTGCTACAGCTGTGCTGATTGCAATCCCAGCATTACTCATAATCCCTGCAgctctttgttttctttgattcGGATCCTTCCTCCTGCTACAGCTAATGAGATCTCGGCATGTTCTACTCTTAAtcttgtgtgtgcatgtgtgttattgtttgtgcCTAATGTTTTTGAAAGATCATGTAACTTTATGTAGCAAGGTTTATGCATTCAGAAATATCTGGGAGTTGTATTTTCCAAACCAAAATGCAGTGTTATCCAGTTATTTATGTTCAGGATGCAACCGAGAAGTATTGGCTGTAGGGAAGTCTGGTGCTGTTTAAAAGCCAATGCTGCTAGATACTGAAGGAAATCTGTACAGACAGTGTCTGTTAATAGAGATTCTGCAACTTTAAGGGATAGACCaaagttttaaattttttacCCTCCTGAAAGGTTTGTTTTGTCAGCTGCTTGGTACTAATCTGGTATCTATTGTGTTTCGATCCTTTTGACACAATACTGTGTTTTGTTAGCGGTGATCAGGATTTTCACAGAGAATTGGGCTGGGCAGGTTACAGCTAGAAAGTGTCCACGAACCAAAACAAGAGTTTTTGTAGGAATGTATGAATTCACTATAGAGACCTGAGTGTGCAAACCATGATGACAAAAAGCTGCTGTCGTTCAGAGGTGTTTAGGTAAATGGCCTTTGCAGACCAGACAATGTCCAAACATTGTTCTTACTGATTTTCTCCTTTTCTGCgtctagctaaaaaaaaaaaaagttatgaataGTCGCTAGAAgccagtggggtttttttgtttgtttttagctgttcCATTTTGCATTCTAATTCTGTAATGTTTTTGACAGCAGCAGAAGTGGAGCACATTCACGCCATGTTTCAGGAGAAGCAGCTCGAGCTGCAGTCGGCCGTGCTGAAGGTGGACCAGCTGAGCCAGCAGCTGGAGGACCTCAGGAAAGGGAAGCTGAGCGGATTCCAGTCCTTCAGTGGGCAGGTGACGGGGGCCGCAGCACTGGAGCTGAAGAAACTCTACCAGGAGCTGCAGGTACAGTTCAGCCCTGCTGCTCAGGAGATGGAAACGATTTAGTATTGCAGTCCAGGGAATATTTATCAATATTACTCCAGTATGCAGTAAGTAACACAAGCTTTTTTAATCGTAACAGCTTAAATGTACCTTATGCTTTACGGTTATTTCCAGGTGAAGTAGCCTCAGTTTTGGTTGTATCCCTAAAATGATACAGTGAAAGATTATGTATTGGAAGGGGATTTGTACTAAATTGATTTGAACTCTTTCAGTCTGTATTAATCCCAAAGAGCCATATTGGGCAAACACAGTCTAGGTGTAGTGACACAGTAACTTCTTATTTTTATGAACTTTAAAAATCAGAAGCATTTAGTTATAAATGGAGCTGTTTGATTAACCTGGCATGTGTGGATTGCTGTCGTGTTCAGATCCGCAACAAGCTGAACCAGGAGCAGAATAGCAAGCTTCAGCACCAGAAGGAGGTGCTGAACAAGCGCAACATGGAGGTGTCCATGATGGACAAGCGCGTCAACGAGTTGAGGGACCGGCTCTACAAGAAAAAAGCTGAGGCACGTCAAAAAGAAAACATCCCTGTAAGATCAGATCACTCGAGAGCTGTGTTTTAATATTCCTGTCACTCTATGATACTGTCTCCTTAACATATTGAGTTTTTTGAAACTAGATCTAAAACTAGAGGTTTCAATTCTACCAGTCCCATTAGTAAATGTGCTGTTACAATGTTGCAACAACCATGAGGACTAAAAACTATTGTTATTCAGTGGAATTTGATTGACTTTAGCCAGTGCTCTCCACAcacataattatatttaataagttGAAATAAGTCAAATGTGCGTGTTCTGGAACCACACTGTGTAGTTTTATGACTGTAAAGTAGATTTTGCATCTGTTGTTATGAATACACTAATACTGCTTTAATACTAACAGGGATGAACTTTTTTCACTCCATTCAGTTTTGTTGTCCTTTGTTAGTTTTGTTCCCTTTTTGTTCTATGCTTGCTGTTCAGCTCAACCTGGCTTTCTCTTCTTCCTGTAGTTAAATCGGATTAACGGGATCCCCTCTCCTCAGCCAGTCCCTGCTCATTCAGGCAGAGTGGCGGCTATAGGGCCTTATATCCAAGCCCCTGCTCCTGGCAGACCCGAGGGGAGCTATCACATTCCAGGAGACCCGGTCAAGCCACAGTCCCTCACTGTCTCGGGCAGCACCAGCCATGCTAGATCAAAGTCAGGTAAGTCCTGACGCTTCTTCATAGACCTATTGCTGTTTTGTACTTTCTGATCTGCTGTTTAGTTTTgcttatttcctttatttatttttttggtaaatgcATGCACCTTAAAGGTTTGTTACACAATCTTAGTGTGTACATGTTTCTCTACCaagaaatgtaactttctgtttggatgtgtgtgtaatattataataaagaaagaaaagtgaGTTTGATAATCTGTCTGAATAAGCCACTACTCTGAGAACACCCCTAAAATTGCATTTTAGAAAGCTTAAAATAGTTACTGTTGCATATTAATtccttgtattttatatttcttctAAAGCCAAGGCTATGAAATGGCAGTGCATTTAAGTCTAGATTTACACCAGGAATATTTGTCAGGTCGTAAGACAGTTTGTAGTAATGGAATGTGTATACATTGGTTATCTTATCTACATTATTCTTTTATTATAAGTGACTGCTTAGGAGGAAAGTACAGCTATAGCAATGTACATGCATTGCACATTTAGCCCCATTTTGAGTTCCATGTTTGAATTGCAATCTGGCAGATGAGAGTTGGACATTGGTCATTAAAAAGAACATCCATCTAACCTGCATGTCTGCCAACAGAGCCTTAGGGTAGAGTGAAACGACGGAACATGTGGTGCTGGTGTAAAACAGTCAGGGCAGCAAATACAGGGGTATGTCCAGCTACTGCAGACTGCATCAGGATGGCGGTGAACAGACAGCAGTCACTGGAAAGGCACTGCAGAAGATGTTTGGAAACAATGTACTGACATAGCAACACTGAGTAAAAACATTCAGATTTATGGAGTTCTTCATTGTAGGTACAGAATAGATACCCAAGTCGGTGAAATAGAATTGCTGGTAAACACAAGTGTCTGAGTATACCTTTGGATCCCCaggcacaccctgtgtctcattGTATTATAACGTGGGCTGGTGTATTTGCCTCCGGTGCATTTCAGTTTCCACATTATTGTGAAACTTGTTCTCATGAAATAAATGTGCAATACCTGTAATTAGAGGTGGATACCTTCAGCTCATCATGATATACAGGAATTAAGGGCTTTTACAAAGACGGTTAATCATAAAAGCGCTTGTTCTCATTGTAATGTAAGCATGCAGTTGGATACTGTGTACGGTGTAGTGGGATGACAGTCCCTGTGTAGCAACCTCACATTTTAAAGCTTGAAATAATCTTAGATTTCTGCCTACAGTATTCCTCTTGTTCcatgctgttttttgtattgtcatTGTCTGTTCTTGctctgttttcattgtatttttatatctattatttattttcctcctgtcctttttttctgtttcttttctattattttattttttttttttttttgtgcctgacCCCTGGATGGCTGGCTCTGCCATGGCTTCTCTCATGCAGAGACAGATGGTCGATGTTTGAAAAAATCTCCAGGTACCTGGAAGGTTTCTGATTTAGACATCATAGTGGATCCTGTCTTGTCAACTCCCACTGCATCTCTGCAGTCTCCAGATCACAGATACACCCACTTGGCATCCTCTTCTGTGTCTGACACACTGTTTTGTGAGTCTGCAGGTTCACATCTGGGTGTGGTGGGAAATGAACCTTTATCAGGcataacaaacaaaccaaaaagcaGATTCAAACTGCTTGAAGTAACAGCTGCTGAGTCTGGGCAGGGGGGTGCTAGGTTAATGAGCTAGCCTCACAGGGCTACATTTGTTATTTGGTGTTAATTTAGTTCTTGCTGATATATACACTGCACTacaagcaacccccccccccccaaaaaaaaaagcatatgggAAATCATCAGGGTTTTATTCAGAGTTCATACGTTGTTATGCAGTATAGTAgcactgtaacattttttttaatgactagtGTTGATGATATAGGGATTAGGTTACTGCTAATCACTTTCTGGCAAACTGGAATAAATCCAGCAATAAATCTTCCTTGTCTTGTTTGTTCCTGAATTTCTGATAAGGTTCATTTtacaatcttatttttttattcgaAGTATGCTCTGAAATGTAGTCCCATTTCCACTGGGAGAGTTTGATCATGGTAATGTGCTGCGTCTGTCACTCACTAACTTGCTTCCACATTCTCACAAAGTCAAAACCAGATCAACGTGCCACAGTTACACCCAGCTCCCGTGTCCAGTGTAAGCATTCCTTCCTGTCTTATTGCTTAGTTCGCTGCGTGCAATATCAGCTGGGAAGGAAAGTGACTTGCTAACTGCACTTTGATGCTTTACTGTCAGCTCTTAAACAACACTGTGAATGTTTCTGTAACTCACCTAACATGCCTGCAAGGCCGCCTCTTTACCCATGAAGATAATGTGCTGCCTTTATTTTTGACCGTTAACTTtgtcatattaaaaaaatgacataacaTTTGTGgtagtttaaattgctttgtggcACATACAGTTAGCATCTTCCTTGAGAGTAATCCAAGGAAGTCTGTGTTTGCTTTTGTAGTGTTGCCCACCTTTTAAAACACGACTACTAGATAGATACAGGAAGCAAAACAGAGGTAGCATTCAATAATAGATGTGTACAGGTAGACAATGGACCTGTAATGTTTCTTAGGGTTACTGTCCATTGGTTATGGAGTTAATTTATTCTACCTGGCTTTAGAAAGTTGGCTTTACGTGTTTGTGATTTATAGTACTAAGGAAATGTAGTTGAGTTTAATGGCATAAGACTTGTCAAATGGGACTCTTGTGTGGTGTTGTCTTATGCACGTGATTGAAAATCACAATCCTATACAAGAGGAGCACAGTAATCGGATGCATGGCTGCTGCTCCCTTTGATATGAAATCACCCTCCTCCTCTTTTTACATGAAAGTTTAATAAGCAGAATGATAATTGCAGTCTTGCCTCTAATTGGTAAACTGTAAGCAACATGTCTTAAAATACAAGAGCTTTGTTAATTGGGTTAGAAAAAACAAGCAAGGAAATGAATGTATTACTATGATATattacaatgaaaatgtaaattgtgctTGCAATAAGAAACAGATTTGTTTAGGCAAATTGGCTGTGTTTTTACAGATTCTGATTTATTTATCTTACTGAAGATAATTCTGTTTGAATTAATGCAATCTGCCCTCATTAGTAtgtgtgtttgcaatcatttatttCTTATTAATCAGTAATTGAAACCCGTTCCTCAATAGTGGAAGCTTActtctgtactgtgtgtgcagcACAAGGAAAGATTCACAGTCTGATAGTTTTAATCATGTGGAAAATATTTGCTGCCTTTTTAAATAATCTCGAGTCAAAACCCTAAGCGATACATAACATATTAAGCAACGTAATGCTGGTTTTGTACTTCTGTAGAATGATGAGTTAAATCTATTTGATTTGGCTCTGAATTGCAAGAATAATCTAATGATTCCCTCAATGACAGTTTATTCATGTTATGGCTTATTAAATTCAAATGAATCgtctttttcatttgtatttaattaaatgcataaGGATCTGTTAAGTCTTTTTCAAGGAACATACTACATGAAGTAGGTCCTTCCTTGGCAACAAGACCATACATAGACTTCTATCTGCATGCAATCGGGTTAATTCTGCTATATTGACGATTTATACAGTTATGTTTATGAAAAGGAAACAAATTGTTGAGTTGGGGAGAAATGAGGGTCAGTCTGTTGACAAGATTTTTAAGTTACGACGTGTTCCTGTCAGAAATTGTCTTGAAATAACAATGAttttatgaaacaaataaatgtttgtctcTTTCGTTTAGCTAATGATGCAAACTGGCCCACCCTTAACAAGCAGGGGTCCCCCTCCACGATGAAAAGATCACACATTGACTGGAAGGAGTCCAGTATGGACACGGCTCTCAAAGCTGGGCAGAGTCAGCCTGTACCCAGCACACAAGCCAGCGAGAAGGTAGGCAGCTTCTATTCACTTCCATTTCTACTCCTGCTTTTGTAACATTTTGTACTGTCAAGTATTTCATAATTGCAAATATTTCTTGAAAAAACATCACTACACTAAATAAATGATATGTACTGTATTGGAAAGTGTTACCACTCAAGAATACAAGGTGAATCTGCATTATTTTCAAGATGTACCCTCatcataatttataataaatacaaatattaattttaagtacatttgtttgtgtatatttatatatcaatGCCAGTTGTGATTGTCATTCATTTGTAGGGGATAGATCCTGTAACGGTGCCACCATATGTGCCTAACGTACCTAAACAGCTGCAACAGAATTATGGGACCTACCCCAGTCCTGTCCTAACGGGGGCCGGTTCTACAAGCTCTCTGGAAAGAAGAAAAGACAGCAGTCTGCCAAGACCCGGCTCGAACCCGCCCAATTGGCAGAGACCCGGCCCTCCGGTACCATCTGCGACCGTCTACCAGCCTGGGTCTGGGTCTTTGCCTGGGTTTTCTCAGCAGATTCAGCACAGAATGTCTGTGCCGCCGAGCCCCTCCTACCAGCCAGGCAGCTCACCCGTGTTCCCACCCGGGGAAAACAGACCTGATCCCCCGCTGGCTGTGGCGGTCAGACCTTTCCTTACAGACAAGGGCTCCCGGCCTCAGTCTCCAAGGAAAGGTCCCCAGACTGTCAATTCCAGCTCTATATACTCCATGTACCTTCAGCAAGCTACGCCACCAAAGAGCCATCAGCAGAACATCTACAGCACCTTAAGCAAAGTACCAGCAGTCAAAGCAGGTATGCAGATAAATGTGTGTTTGCTTTTGATATATTGCTTTTATCTGGAACAGCTCAAAGGGAATAACCTAGAATCTGTATCCATACCACAGTTGGGATTGTAGAAACTGTGTTAATTGTACTATAATAAGAATCTTAAAGCGTATTCAGTGCAGAATTTTGCGATTTGTAAGGAATCCATCAAAGCACTTTGCCAGTGCAATCAAGTTATGTAGGGCTGGCAAGGTAAGGTAGCACAGGATGGAAGCACATGCTTCATTTATGTAACAGTTCATTTTATGCAACAGTCAATCTTTTATATTATtcagaataaatgtttttaattacatttatttttttgctgaacaAACCATGGTCATGTCTCTCACTCACTTTGTCCATCTTGTTCATTCTTTTGCAGTTTATGGAAAACCAGTGTTGGCACCCAGTTCGGCACCCAGTTCAGCACCCTCATCGCCATTGCCTTTCCTTCAAGGGCTGCCCTACCCCTCATCTCAGCCTCTGTCTCAGGAGGACGGTACTGACCAGGAGATTGAGCTGGAGAACCTGCCCCCTCATCCCCCCGGAGAGGGGaaccccagtgtggacaacatcCACCGGCCACTCAGCCCCACTAAGCTCACCCCCATCGTGCACTCCCCCCTGCGCTACCAGAGTGATGCCGACCTGGAGTTCCTGCGTAAGAAGCTGGCCAATGCCCCGCGGCCCCTGAAGAAGCGCAGCTCCATCACGGAGCCCGAGGGACCCAGCGGGCCCAACATCCAGAAGCTGCTCTACCAGCGCTTCAACACGCTGGCAGGGGGCATGGAGAGCACCGGCACCCCCTTCTACCAGCCCACCAACCCGTCC is a window of Polyodon spathula isolate WHYD16114869_AA chromosome 12, ASM1765450v1, whole genome shotgun sequence DNA encoding:
- the LOC121324044 gene encoding apoptosis-stimulating of p53 protein 1-like isoform X6, giving the protein MIPMILTVYLSNNEQVLTEVPITPETSCRDVVEFCKEPGETGCHLAEVWRGNERAIPVDHMMYEHLQKWGPRRQEVTFFLRHEESPAESSEQGGQQAQDQPNRRNGVNMPADKHCENGVGNPRVELTLSELQEMATRQQQQIEAQQQMLVAKEQRLRYLKQQERRQQQSISESEKLQKLKERVENQEAKLKKIRAMRGQVDYSKVMNGNLSAEVEHIHAMFQEKQLELQSAVLKVDQLSQQLEDLRKGKLSGFQSFSGQVTGAAALELKKLYQELQIRNKLNQEQNSKLQHQKEVLNKRNMEVSMMDKRVNELRDRLYKKKAEARQKENIPLNRINGIPSPQPVPAHSGRVAAIGPYIQAPAPGRPEGSYHIPGDPVKPQSLTVSGSTSHARSKSETDGRCLKKSPGTWKVSDLDIIVDPVLSTPTASLQSPDHRYTHLASSSVSDTLFSNDANWPTLNKQGSPSTMKRSHIDWKESSMDTALKAGQSQPVPSTQASEKGIDPVTVPPYVPNVPKQLQQNYGTYPSPVLTGAGSTSSLERRKDSSLPRPGSNPPNWQRPGPPVPSATVYQPGSGSLPGFSQQIQHRMSVPPSPSYQPGSSPVFPPGENRPDPPLAVAVRPFLTDKGSRPQSPRKGPQTVNSSSIYSMYLQQATPPKSHQQNIYSTLSKVPAVKAVYGKPVLAPSSAPSSAPSSPLPFLQGLPYPSSQPLSQEDGTDQEIELENLPPHPPGEGNPSVDNIHRPLSPTKLTPIVHSPLRYQSDADLEFLRKKLANAPRPLKKRSSITEPEGPSGPNIQKLLYQRFNTLAGGMESTGTPFYQPTNPSDYMGGVLADVDNGNLPEPTTIPPPPPSQLPSPSLEPQLPSSDANDNELPSPPMEELTTDDANQPADTTEDSNNNPATVPEQLPSPIPEVSSPEEADVLPLPPGPLPQPPVKRTNLKKPNSERTGHGLRVKFNPLALLLDASLEGEFDLVQRIIYEVENPSTPNDEGITPLHNAVCAGHHHIVKFLLDFGVNVNAADSDGWTPLHCAASCNSVHLCKLLVESGAAIFASTISDVETAADKCEEMEEGYIQCSQFLYEQDLQVQSLVKRCFDVALLLSGVQEKLGVMNKGTVYALWQYEAQNNDELSFREGDAITILRRKDDSETEWWWGRLNDKEGYVPRNLLGLYPRIKQRQRSLA
- the LOC121324044 gene encoding apoptosis-stimulating of p53 protein 1-like isoform X1, coding for MKKFFTMVIQSLISHDKSCLVQKVGQKPYVKKKEELKPRKPFKWKKMILTVYLSNNEQVLTEVPITPETSCRDVVEFCKEPGETGCHLAEVWRGNERAIPVDHMMYEHLQKWGPRRQEVTFFLRHEESPAESSEQGGQQAQDQPNRRNGVNMPADKHCENGVGNPRVELTLSELQEMATRQQQQIEAQQQMLVAKEQRLRYLKQQERRQQQSISESEKLQKLKERVENQEAKLKKIRAMRGQVDYSKVMNGNLSAEVEHIHAMFQEKQLELQSAVLKVDQLSQQLEDLRKGKLSGFQSFSGQVTGAAALELKKLYQELQIRNKLNQEQNSKLQHQKEVLNKRNMEVSMMDKRVNELRDRLYKKKAEARQKENIPLNRINGIPSPQPVPAHSGRVAAIGPYIQAPAPGRPEGSYHIPGDPVKPQSLTVSGSTSHARSKSETDGRCLKKSPGTWKVSDLDIIVDPVLSTPTASLQSPDHRYTHLASSSVSDTLFSNDANWPTLNKQGSPSTMKRSHIDWKESSMDTALKAGQSQPVPSTQASEKGIDPVTVPPYVPNVPKQLQQNYGTYPSPVLTGAGSTSSLERRKDSSLPRPGSNPPNWQRPGPPVPSATVYQPGSGSLPGFSQQIQHRMSVPPSPSYQPGSSPVFPPGENRPDPPLAVAVRPFLTDKGSRPQSPRKGPQTVNSSSIYSMYLQQATPPKSHQQNIYSTLSKVPAVKAVYGKPVLAPSSAPSSAPSSPLPFLQGLPYPSSQPLSQEDGTDQEIELENLPPHPPGEGNPSVDNIHRPLSPTKLTPIVHSPLRYQSDADLEFLRKKLANAPRPLKKRSSITEPEGPSGPNIQKLLYQRFNTLAGGMESTGTPFYQPTNPSDYMGGVLADVDNGNLPEPTTIPPPPPSQLPSPSLEPQLPSSDANDNELPSPPMEELTTDDANQPADTTEDSNNNPATVPEQLPSPIPEVSSPEEADVLPLPPGPLPQPPVKRTNLKKPNSERTGHGLRVKFNPLALLLDASLEGEFDLVQRIIYEVENPSTPNDEGITPLHNAVCAGHHHIVKFLLDFGVNVNAADSDGWTPLHCAASCNSVHLCKLLVESGAAIFASTISDVETAADKCEEMEEGYIQCSQFLYEQDLQVQSLVKRCFDVALLLSGVQEKLGVMNKGTVYALWQYEAQNNDELSFREGDAITILRRKDDSETEWWWGRLNDKEGYVPRNLLGLYPRIKQRQRSLA
- the LOC121324044 gene encoding apoptosis-stimulating of p53 protein 1-like isoform X7, which codes for MKKFFTMVIQSLISHDKSCLVQKVGQKPYVKKKEELKPRKPFKWKKMILTVYLSNNEQVLTEVPITPETSCRDVVEFCKEPGETGCHLAEVWRGNERAIPVDHMMYEHLQKWGPRRQEVTFFLRHEESPAESSEQGGQQAQDQPNRRNGVNMPADKHCENGVGNPRVELTLSELQEMATRQQQQIEAQQQMLVAKEQRLRYLKQQERRQQQSISESEKLQKLKERVENQEAKLKKIRAMRGQVDYSKVMNGNLSAEVEHIHAMFQEKQLELQSAVLKVDQLSQQLEDLRKGKLSGFQSFSGQVTGAAALELKKLYQELQIRNKLNQEQNSKLQHQKEVLNKRNMEVSMMDKRVNELRDRLYKKKAEARQKENIPLNRINGIPSPQPVPAHSGRVAAIGPYIQAPAPGRPEGSYHIPGDPVKPQSLTVSGSTSHARSKSETDGRCLKKSPANDANWPTLNKQGSPSTMKRSHIDWKESSMDTALKAGQSQPVPSTQASEKGIDPVTVPPYVPNVPKQLQQNYGTYPSPVLTGAGSTSSLERRKDSSLPRPGSNPPNWQRPGPPVPSATVYQPGSGSLPGFSQQIQHRMSVPPSPSYQPGSSPVFPPGENRPDPPLAVAVRPFLTDKGSRPQSPRKGPQTVNSSSIYSMYLQQATPPKSHQQNIYSTLSKVPAVKAVYGKPVLAPSSAPSSAPSSPLPFLQGLPYPSSQPLSQEDGTDQEIELENLPPHPPGEGNPSVDNIHRPLSPTKLTPIVHSPLRYQSDADLEFLRKKLANAPRPLKKRSSITEPEGPSGPNIQKLLYQRFNTLAGGMESTGTPFYQPTNPSDYMGGVLADVDNGNLPEPTTIPPPPPSQLPSPSLEPQLPSSDANDNELPSPPMEELTTDDANQPADTTEDSNNNPATVPEQLPSPIPEVSSPEEADVLPLPPGPLPQPPVKRTNLKKPNSERTGHGLRVKFNPLALLLDASLEGEFDLVQRIIYEVENPSTPNDEGITPLHNAVCAGHHHIVKFLLDFGVNVNAADSDGWTPLHCAASCNSVHLCKLLVESGAAIFASTISDVETAADKCEEMEEGYIQCSQFLYEQDLQVQSLVKRCFDVALLLSGVQEKLGVMNKGTVYALWQYEAQNNDELSFREGDAITILRRKDDSETEWWWGRLNDKEGYVPRNLLGLYPRIKQRQRSLA
- the LOC121324044 gene encoding apoptosis-stimulating of p53 protein 1-like isoform X8, which codes for MKKFFTMVIQSLISHDKSCLVQKVGQKPYVKKKEELKPRKPFKWKKMILTVYLSNNEQVLTEVPITPETSCRDVVEFCKEPGETGCHLAEVWRGNERAIPVDHMMYEHLQKWGPRRQEVTFFLRHEESPAESSEQGGQQAQDQPNRRNGVNMPADKHCENGVGNPRVELTLSELQEMATRQQQQIEAQQQMLVAKEQRLRYLKQQERRQQQSISESEKLQKLKERVENQEAKLKKIRAMRGQVDYSKVMNGNLSAEVEHIHAMFQEKQLELQSAVLKVDQLSQQLEDLRKGKLSGFQSFSGQVTGAAALELKKLYQELQIRNKLNQEQNSKLQHQKEVLNKRNMEVSMMDKRVNELRDRLYKKKAEARQKENIPLNRINGIPSPQPVPAHSGRVAAIGPYIQAPAPGRPEGSYHIPGDPVKPQSLTVSGSTSHARSKSANDANWPTLNKQGSPSTMKRSHIDWKESSMDTALKAGQSQPVPSTQASEKGIDPVTVPPYVPNVPKQLQQNYGTYPSPVLTGAGSTSSLERRKDSSLPRPGSNPPNWQRPGPPVPSATVYQPGSGSLPGFSQQIQHRMSVPPSPSYQPGSSPVFPPGENRPDPPLAVAVRPFLTDKGSRPQSPRKGPQTVNSSSIYSMYLQQATPPKSHQQNIYSTLSKVPAVKAVYGKPVLAPSSAPSSAPSSPLPFLQGLPYPSSQPLSQEDGTDQEIELENLPPHPPGEGNPSVDNIHRPLSPTKLTPIVHSPLRYQSDADLEFLRKKLANAPRPLKKRSSITEPEGPSGPNIQKLLYQRFNTLAGGMESTGTPFYQPTNPSDYMGGVLADVDNGNLPEPTTIPPPPPSQLPSPSLEPQLPSSDANDNELPSPPMEELTTDDANQPADTTEDSNNNPATVPEQLPSPIPEVSSPEEADVLPLPPGPLPQPPVKRTNLKKPNSERTGHGLRVKFNPLALLLDASLEGEFDLVQRIIYEVENPSTPNDEGITPLHNAVCAGHHHIVKFLLDFGVNVNAADSDGWTPLHCAASCNSVHLCKLLVESGAAIFASTISDVETAADKCEEMEEGYIQCSQFLYEQDLQVQSLVKRCFDVALLLSGVQEKLGVMNKGTVYALWQYEAQNNDELSFREGDAITILRRKDDSETEWWWGRLNDKEGYVPRNLLGLYPRIKQRQRSLA
- the LOC121324044 gene encoding apoptosis-stimulating of p53 protein 1-like isoform X3, encoding MKKFFTMVIQSLISHDKSCLVQKVGQKPYVKKKEELKPRKPFKWKKMILTVYLSNNEQVLTEVPITPETSCRDVVEFCKEPGETGCHLAEVWRGNERAIPVDHMMYEHLQKWGPRRQEVTFFLRHEESPAESSEQGGQQAQDQPNRRNGVNMPADKHCENGVGNPRVELTLSELQEMATRQQQQIEAQQQMLVAKEQRLRYLKQQERRQQQSISESEKLQKLKERVENQEAKLKKIRAMRGQVDYSKVMNGNLSAEVEHIHAMFQEKQLELQSAVLKVDQLSQQLEDLRKGKLSGFQSFSGQVTGAAALELKKLYQELQIRNKLNQEQNSKLQHQKEVLNKRNMEVSMMDKRVNELRDRLYKKKAELNRINGIPSPQPVPAHSGRVAAIGPYIQAPAPGRPEGSYHIPGDPVKPQSLTVSGSTSHARSKSETDGRCLKKSPGTWKVSDLDIIVDPVLSTPTASLQSPDHRYTHLASSSVSDTLFSNDANWPTLNKQGSPSTMKRSHIDWKESSMDTALKAGQSQPVPSTQASEKGIDPVTVPPYVPNVPKQLQQNYGTYPSPVLTGAGSTSSLERRKDSSLPRPGSNPPNWQRPGPPVPSATVYQPGSGSLPGFSQQIQHRMSVPPSPSYQPGSSPVFPPGENRPDPPLAVAVRPFLTDKGSRPQSPRKGPQTVNSSSIYSMYLQQATPPKSHQQNIYSTLSKVPAVKAVYGKPVLAPSSAPSSAPSSPLPFLQGLPYPSSQPLSQEDGTDQEIELENLPPHPPGEGNPSVDNIHRPLSPTKLTPIVHSPLRYQSDADLEFLRKKLANAPRPLKKRSSITEPEGPSGPNIQKLLYQRFNTLAGGMESTGTPFYQPTNPSDYMGGVLADVDNGNLPEPTTIPPPPPSQLPSPSLEPQLPSSDANDNELPSPPMEELTTDDANQPADTTEDSNNNPATVPEQLPSPIPEVSSPEEADVLPLPPGPLPQPPVKRTNLKKPNSERTGHGLRVKFNPLALLLDASLEGEFDLVQRIIYEVENPSTPNDEGITPLHNAVCAGHHHIVKFLLDFGVNVNAADSDGWTPLHCAASCNSVHLCKLLVESGAAIFASTISDVETAADKCEEMEEGYIQCSQFLYEQDLQVQSLVKRCFDVALLLSGVQEKLGVMNKGTVYALWQYEAQNNDELSFREGDAITILRRKDDSETEWWWGRLNDKEGYVPRNLLGLYPRIKQRQRSLA